A single Alosa sapidissima isolate fAloSap1 chromosome 17, fAloSap1.pri, whole genome shotgun sequence DNA region contains:
- the LOC121688077 gene encoding gamma-glutamyl hydrolase-like isoform X3: protein MSQVTSVQERRNDCPVIGILAQEASSAEIGKNTKIPASYVKFLECGGARVVPIMINQPEVEYRRIFNSINGILFPGGRVSILNSAYAKAAAVFYKLAIEANSRGDYFPVWGTCLGMQLLTQITSGEYLLSQTDSRGYALPMDFTKEAKDSRLFQNFPEDLMTSLATEPITLHYHKYSITVKNFNNNDNLRTFFKILSTNSDGEQEYVSTIEARKNFHTFSSAEEEKRSLIYNYCPEDSLETSPFLQTYYFD, encoded by the exons ATGTCTCAAGTCACTTCGGTGCAGGAAAGGAGGAATGACTGCCCTGTAATTG ggaTCTTGGCTCAGGAGGCCTCCTCTGCCGAAATTGGAAAAAATACCAAAATTCCAGCATCTTACGTCAAGTTCTTGGAGTGTGGTGGAGCTCGAGTAGTTCCCATCAT GATAAATCAGCCAGAGGTTGAATACCGCAGAATTTTTAACTCCATAAATGG GATTTTATTCCCTGGTGGAAGGGTTAGCATTTTGAATTCAGCTTATGCCAAAGCGGCGGCAGTTTTCTATAAACTAGCTATAGAG GCCAACTCCAGAGGAGATTATTTCCCAGTGTGGGGTACATGTCTAGGGATGCAGCTGCTGACACAGATTACTAGTGGGGAATATCTGCTCTCCCAAACAGACAGTCGTGGCTATGCACTGCCAATGGACTTCACAAAGG AGGCCAAAGACAGCAGACTGTTCCAGAATTTCCCTGAGGATCTCATGACATCTCTAGCCACTGAACCCATCACCTTGCACTATCACAAATACAGCATCACAGTGAAG AATTTTAATAACAATGATAATTTAAGAACATTCTTCAAGATCTTGAGCACAAACTCTGATGGGGAACAGGAGTATGTTTCCACTATAGAAG CAAGGAAAAACTTCCATACTTTCTCAAGtgcagaggaagagaagagatccTTAATCTACAACTACTGTCCTGAGGACAGTTTAGAAACTTCACCCTTCCTTCAAACCTACTACTTTGACTAG
- the LOC121688077 gene encoding gamma-glutamyl hydrolase-like isoform X1 has translation MSQVTSVQERRNDCPVIGILAQEASSAEIGKNTKIPASYVKFLECGGARVVPIMINQPEVEYRRIFNSINGILFPGGRVSILNSAYAKAAAVFYKLAIEANSRGDYFPVWGTCLGMQLLTQITSGEYLLSQTDSRGYALPMDFTKEAKDSRLFQNFPEDLMTSLATEPITLHYHKYSITVKNFNNNDNLRTFFKILSTNSDGEQEYVSTIEAYDLPVYGTVWHPEKNAFEWGRPFFPHSASAIKTTFYFAHFFVNEARKNFHTFSSAEEEKRSLIYNYCPEDSLETSPFLQTYYFD, from the exons ATGTCTCAAGTCACTTCGGTGCAGGAAAGGAGGAATGACTGCCCTGTAATTG ggaTCTTGGCTCAGGAGGCCTCCTCTGCCGAAATTGGAAAAAATACCAAAATTCCAGCATCTTACGTCAAGTTCTTGGAGTGTGGTGGAGCTCGAGTAGTTCCCATCAT GATAAATCAGCCAGAGGTTGAATACCGCAGAATTTTTAACTCCATAAATGG GATTTTATTCCCTGGTGGAAGGGTTAGCATTTTGAATTCAGCTTATGCCAAAGCGGCGGCAGTTTTCTATAAACTAGCTATAGAG GCCAACTCCAGAGGAGATTATTTCCCAGTGTGGGGTACATGTCTAGGGATGCAGCTGCTGACACAGATTACTAGTGGGGAATATCTGCTCTCCCAAACAGACAGTCGTGGCTATGCACTGCCAATGGACTTCACAAAGG AGGCCAAAGACAGCAGACTGTTCCAGAATTTCCCTGAGGATCTCATGACATCTCTAGCCACTGAACCCATCACCTTGCACTATCACAAATACAGCATCACAGTGAAG AATTTTAATAACAATGATAATTTAAGAACATTCTTCAAGATCTTGAGCACAAACTCTGATGGGGAACAGGAGTATGTTTCCACTATAGAAG CCTATGACCTCCCAGTGTATGGCACAGTGTGGCACCCAGAaaaaaatgcttttgaatgGGGCAGGCCCTTCTTTCCTCACTCGGCCTCGGCAATCAAAACTACTTTCTACTTTGCACACTTCTTTGTTAATGAAG CAAGGAAAAACTTCCATACTTTCTCAAGtgcagaggaagagaagagatccTTAATCTACAACTACTGTCCTGAGGACAGTTTAGAAACTTCACCCTTCCTTCAAACCTACTACTTTGACTAG
- the LOC121688077 gene encoding gamma-glutamyl hydrolase-like isoform X2 yields the protein MSQVTSVQERRNDCPVIGILAQEASSAEIGKNTKIPASYVKFLECGGARVVPIMINQPEVEYRRIFNSINGILFPGGRVSILNSAYAKAAAVFYKLAIEANSRGDYFPVWGTCLGMQLLTQITSGEYLLSQTDSRGYALPMDFTKEAKDSRLFQNFPEDLMTSLATEPITLHYHKYSITVKNFNNNDNLRTFFKILSTNSDGEQEYVSTIEDTSGNSPFAKPHPKTATGQLWLSNPSLGTGGLTSFSSFAI from the exons ATGTCTCAAGTCACTTCGGTGCAGGAAAGGAGGAATGACTGCCCTGTAATTG ggaTCTTGGCTCAGGAGGCCTCCTCTGCCGAAATTGGAAAAAATACCAAAATTCCAGCATCTTACGTCAAGTTCTTGGAGTGTGGTGGAGCTCGAGTAGTTCCCATCAT GATAAATCAGCCAGAGGTTGAATACCGCAGAATTTTTAACTCCATAAATGG GATTTTATTCCCTGGTGGAAGGGTTAGCATTTTGAATTCAGCTTATGCCAAAGCGGCGGCAGTTTTCTATAAACTAGCTATAGAG GCCAACTCCAGAGGAGATTATTTCCCAGTGTGGGGTACATGTCTAGGGATGCAGCTGCTGACACAGATTACTAGTGGGGAATATCTGCTCTCCCAAACAGACAGTCGTGGCTATGCACTGCCAATGGACTTCACAAAGG AGGCCAAAGACAGCAGACTGTTCCAGAATTTCCCTGAGGATCTCATGACATCTCTAGCCACTGAACCCATCACCTTGCACTATCACAAATACAGCATCACAGTGAAG AATTTTAATAACAATGATAATTTAAGAACATTCTTCAAGATCTTGAGCACAAACTCTGATGGGGAACAGGAGTATGTTTCCACTATAGAAG ataCATCTGGCAATTCCCCCTTCGCTAAGCCACACCCGAAAACCGCCACAGGCCAATTGTGGCTTAGCAACCCGTCACTAGGCACGGGAGGTCTGACAAGTTTTTCGAGTTTTGCCATATAA